The following proteins are co-located in the Gloeocapsa sp. PCC 7428 genome:
- a CDS encoding PstS family phosphate ABC transporter substrate-binding protein, producing MDLLLRQLHYTSFAGIGFQQLASQQVPQAVQTVFSDRIISCYWDVLNPPSLGYRAVYLHQMTSHQALFGWIYHEGIDEKTQNAIPYFICYYLDETLLSFHLDTIFTYLQKGPLAVIDRQNPSIIEKKVVPNLWTYKPARPGVIIAPEVCQQCHNALNQGELINLFVPLSAQETVIVLSEQTYEQQIANLSVYQNYIIEEIIDEFENLSDSSYQDKQSSSSQLNIKTNSVLLTKVNANSLPIASNTINSIAQESVKKSSLADVNSIPFDRNNIQFLLRIGIIATTLAVTISIYRLIQISISNPISSEVGSNVQVEYKTFAEVPNVPEGVFNYGGSPTFAPLRSPAVLAALSQSQRQYQLRFVEPVGIPQGSGTGIKMLLDGELSFALSSRPLKQDELAQAKARGFALEQIPIAIDGITFFVNPRNLIVGLNLSQLQDIFSGKITNWKNVGGLDLPITAFSFDPQVSGTADVVQQRVLAGREFGNVQIVSTATEAILKVAATPGSIGYSSASVVVGQKTIYPLPLSIAPGEMFITPFVGANKTVLNKTALANGSYPLTRRLFAIVKRDGSLDEQAGVAYTNLLATDEGEKMIDQAGFVSIR from the coding sequence ATGGATTTACTCCTAAGACAACTCCATTACACTAGTTTTGCTGGTATAGGATTTCAACAGCTTGCAAGTCAGCAAGTACCGCAAGCAGTGCAGACAGTATTTAGCGATCGCATTATTTCCTGCTACTGGGATGTATTGAATCCTCCGAGTTTAGGATACCGCGCTGTTTACTTACACCAAATGACTTCGCACCAGGCACTATTCGGCTGGATATATCATGAAGGAATCGATGAAAAAACTCAGAATGCTATTCCTTATTTCATCTGCTACTACTTAGACGAAACACTGCTTAGCTTTCATCTAGACACTATCTTTACTTACCTACAAAAAGGACCATTAGCAGTAATTGACCGACAAAATCCATCAATAATAGAAAAAAAAGTTGTCCCTAACTTGTGGACTTATAAACCTGCACGCCCTGGAGTCATAATTGCACCTGAGGTTTGTCAGCAATGCCATAATGCCTTAAATCAAGGGGAATTAATCAATTTGTTTGTTCCGCTTTCTGCACAAGAGACAGTCATCGTACTGAGCGAACAAACATATGAGCAGCAAATTGCAAATCTATCGGTTTATCAAAATTACATTATCGAAGAAATTATAGATGAATTTGAAAATTTATCCGATTCAAGCTATCAAGATAAGCAATCTTCCTCAAGCCAACTCAATATAAAAACAAACTCTGTTTTATTAACTAAAGTAAACGCTAATAGTTTACCGATCGCATCGAACACAATTAATAGCATTGCTCAAGAATCAGTAAAAAAATCTTCACTAGCAGATGTAAATTCTATACCATTTGACCGCAATAATATTCAGTTCTTACTTAGAATCGGAATTATTGCTACTACTTTAGCCGTTACAATTTCAATTTACAGATTAATCCAAATTAGCATTTCTAACCCCATAAGTTCCGAAGTTGGTAGCAACGTTCAGGTTGAGTATAAAACCTTTGCTGAAGTTCCTAATGTTCCTGAAGGAGTATTTAACTATGGAGGTTCTCCGACGTTTGCACCGTTACGTTCTCCAGCAGTTCTTGCTGCACTTAGCCAATCACAACGACAGTATCAATTACGTTTTGTCGAACCAGTTGGTATTCCTCAAGGTTCTGGGACGGGGATAAAAATGTTACTCGATGGTGAATTAAGCTTCGCACTCTCATCGCGCCCCTTAAAACAAGACGAATTAGCCCAAGCGAAAGCGCGTGGCTTTGCGCTAGAACAAATACCTATCGCGATTGATGGTATTACTTTTTTTGTCAATCCTCGTAATCTGATTGTTGGTTTAAATTTGTCGCAACTACAAGATATTTTTTCAGGGAAAATCACTAACTGGAAAAATGTAGGAGGATTAGATCTTCCGATCACCGCGTTTAGTTTTGATCCGCAAGTGAGTGGAACCGCTGATGTTGTGCAACAACGAGTTTTAGCCGGAAGAGAATTTGGTAATGTGCAAATTGTCAGTACAGCTACCGAGGCTATTCTCAAAGTAGCTGCTACTCCTGGCAGTATTGGCTATAGTTCCGCCTCAGTTGTCGTCGGACAAAAAACTATCTATCCTTTACCGCTATCTATAGCACCAGGAGAAATGTTTATTACTCCTTTTGTTGGTGCAAATAAAACTGTTTTGAATAAGACTGCGCTTGCTAACGGTTCTTATCCGCTTACTCGTCGTCTATTTGCGATCGTCAAACGTGATGGTAGTCTCGATGAGCAAGCAGGAGTTGCTTATACTAATTTATTAGCAACTGATGAGGGAGAAAAAATGATAGATCAAGCTGGTTTTGTGTCAATTCGTTGA
- a CDS encoding aspartate ammonia-lyase, producing MTQHDAQVRIERDSMGERQIPHHVYYGIQTLRAIENFPISGLKPLPPYVDACVLIKKATAIANGELECISSEISQAIVAAADEVLSGQLRDQFVVDVYQAGAGTSHHMNVNEVLANRALEILGDEKGNYKRINPNDHVNYGQSTNDVIPTAIRIGGLLALKRTLYPALLGAIATLNTKAVEFQDIVRSGRTHLQDAVPVRLGENFRAWAQILQDHETRIKTAAQDLTVLGLGGSAAGTGLNTHPQYCDRVAQILSELIDQPLHPAPHLMAAMQSMAPFVNVSGALRNLAQDCVKISHDLRLMDSGPKTGLKEIQLPPVQPGSSIMPGKYNPVMAEMTSMVCFQVMGYDSAIALAAQAGQLELNVMMPLIAYNLIHSIEILGNTIAALTERCIKGISANRDRCLAYAEGSLALVTALNPYIGYLNAAAVAKESLETGKSLRQIVLERGLMTAEDLAKVLDLEQMSAMRSTQR from the coding sequence ATGACTCAACACGACGCACAAGTACGAATCGAACGCGACTCGATGGGAGAACGACAAATTCCCCATCATGTTTACTATGGTATCCAAACCTTACGAGCAATAGAGAATTTTCCGATCAGTGGACTCAAGCCATTACCGCCGTATGTTGATGCGTGTGTGTTGATTAAAAAAGCCACTGCGATCGCTAACGGCGAACTCGAATGCATATCTTCAGAAATTAGTCAAGCAATTGTTGCAGCCGCAGATGAGGTGTTATCGGGGCAACTGCGCGATCAGTTTGTTGTCGATGTTTATCAAGCAGGCGCGGGAACTTCGCACCACATGAACGTTAACGAAGTCTTGGCAAATCGAGCTTTGGAAATCTTAGGCGATGAAAAGGGGAATTACAAGCGCATTAACCCAAACGATCATGTCAATTATGGTCAATCTACTAATGATGTCATTCCGACAGCAATTCGCATTGGGGGCTTATTAGCACTCAAAAGAACACTTTATCCAGCGTTATTAGGTGCGATCGCCACTTTAAACACTAAAGCCGTAGAATTCCAAGATATTGTGCGATCGGGTAGAACGCATTTACAAGATGCAGTTCCGGTCAGATTAGGCGAAAACTTTCGTGCTTGGGCGCAAATTCTGCAAGATCATGAAACTAGAATCAAAACTGCTGCCCAAGATCTTACCGTTCTTGGTTTAGGAGGTAGCGCAGCAGGAACAGGATTAAACACGCATCCACAGTATTGCGATCGCGTTGCGCAAATTTTATCCGAACTCATCGACCAACCATTACATCCTGCACCGCATTTAATGGCAGCAATGCAAAGTATGGCACCATTTGTCAATGTTTCGGGTGCGTTACGCAACTTAGCACAAGATTGCGTCAAAATTTCCCACGATCTGCGATTAATGGATTCAGGACCAAAAACAGGTTTGAAAGAAATTCAACTACCACCCGTACAGCCTGGATCTTCGATTATGCCAGGAAAATACAACCCTGTAATGGCAGAAATGACATCGATGGTGTGTTTTCAAGTAATGGGTTACGACAGTGCGATCGCACTTGCAGCGCAAGCCGGACAACTTGAACTTAATGTCATGATGCCACTCATTGCCTACAACCTGATTCACAGCATTGAAATTTTAGGTAACACTATAGCCGCGTTAACCGAAAGGTGCATCAAAGGTATTTCAGCAAATCGCGATCGCTGTTTAGCGTACGCAGAAGGTAGCTTAGCGCTAGTCACAGCTTTAAATCCGTATATTGGTTACTTGAATGCAGCCGCAGTTGCTAAAGAGTCCTTAGAAACAGGTAAATCACTGCGACAAATTGTTCTCGAACGCGGATTAATGACAGCAGAAGATTTAGCTAAAGTCTTAGATTTAGAGCAAATGAGTGCAATGCGTTCTACTCAAAGATAG
- a CDS encoding MarC family protein has product MDTSVVVRTFVAVFVLADALGNAPIFLVLTKGMEPQQRNRVVDKASIVAIAVLLSFAFGGQFILDYLHISIASLRVAGGLLLLLIALKMLEGELDTPIVEQGRDIAITPLALPLLAGPATITTVMLLMSESPNAHFSVVVGTVAAMVVTWFIVRQAGRIDKWIGAEGAVIVTQLLGFLLAALAIEIGSEGIKELFF; this is encoded by the coding sequence GTGGATACATCTGTCGTAGTCAGAACCTTTGTTGCTGTATTTGTCCTTGCGGATGCTTTGGGTAATGCACCGATATTTCTAGTTCTGACTAAGGGTATGGAACCACAGCAACGTAACCGAGTCGTTGATAAAGCTAGCATTGTTGCGATCGCCGTATTATTAAGCTTTGCGTTTGGCGGTCAATTTATTCTCGATTACTTGCACATCAGTATTGCATCCTTACGCGTAGCTGGAGGGTTGTTACTGCTACTAATTGCGTTAAAAATGCTTGAAGGCGAATTAGATACGCCAATCGTCGAACAAGGGCGCGATATCGCCATTACTCCTTTAGCGTTGCCTTTACTCGCCGGACCTGCAACGATTACAACCGTGATGCTATTGATGTCCGAGTCGCCTAATGCGCATTTCAGTGTTGTTGTGGGTACAGTTGCTGCAATGGTTGTGACGTGGTTTATCGTACGCCAAGCAGGGCGGATTGACAAGTGGATTGGTGCCGAAGGTGCAGTAATTGTCACGCAACTGTTAGGTTTTCTCCTCGCAGCATTAGCAATTGAAATCGGTAGCGAGGGAATCAAGGAATTGTTTTTTTGA
- a CDS encoding AraC family transcriptional regulator produces the protein MTTTISAQAYEELWQEANPILQQLNSLSYSDVILQFPSELGQGFQQAINLHQGIELTIDNYQLHSDLATKLNEHDHPIQYGFCLAGSFRSGGDDLSPGQYWFCGSGLASGGVFERSRGQYLQINVHIAPELCQSLIGTAGQIASELLHLFREPHQEYQYRHGKVTPVMRLALQQILHCPYQGITKQIYLESKVLELLALMVEQEIEFQRGKTPTPLLNTDDLDRIYQARKILMQRLANPPSLIDLARQVGLNDYALKRGFQQVFGKTVFGYLHDYRLEQAQQLLATSEMKVTEVADAIGFESRSYFASAFRKKFGMSPKAYQMQCKV, from the coding sequence ATGACTACCACAATTTCAGCGCAAGCTTACGAGGAACTTTGGCAAGAAGCTAACCCTATACTGCAACAACTCAATTCATTAAGCTACTCGGATGTGATTTTGCAGTTTCCTTCTGAATTAGGGCAAGGATTTCAGCAAGCGATTAACTTGCATCAAGGAATAGAACTCACAATCGATAACTATCAACTTCACAGCGACTTAGCGACGAAATTGAACGAACACGATCATCCGATTCAATATGGGTTTTGCCTAGCAGGTAGTTTCCGATCTGGAGGTGACGATCTTAGTCCTGGACAGTATTGGTTTTGCGGAAGTGGCTTAGCATCAGGAGGAGTTTTTGAAAGATCGAGAGGGCAATACTTACAAATCAACGTTCACATCGCCCCCGAATTATGTCAATCATTAATTGGTACCGCGGGACAAATTGCTTCAGAGTTACTGCATCTATTTCGCGAACCACATCAAGAATATCAATACCGGCATGGTAAAGTAACACCAGTAATGCGGCTAGCGCTACAGCAGATTCTTCACTGTCCTTATCAAGGCATCACGAAACAAATATATCTTGAAAGCAAGGTATTAGAACTATTGGCGCTGATGGTTGAGCAAGAAATTGAATTTCAACGCGGTAAAACTCCCACACCACTGCTAAATACGGATGACTTAGATCGAATTTACCAGGCGCGAAAAATCTTAATGCAACGGCTAGCTAATCCTCCATCGCTGATCGATCTAGCACGTCAAGTCGGGCTAAACGATTACGCACTCAAGCGCGGTTTTCAGCAGGTATTTGGTAAAACAGTATTTGGCTATTTACACGATTATCGCTTAGAACAAGCACAGCAATTGTTAGCGACAAGCGAAATGAAAGTAACAGAAGTCGCGGATGCGATCGGTTTTGAAAGTCGAAGTTACTTTGCATCTGCTTTTAGGAAGAAATTTGGCATGAGTCCAAAAGCGTATCAGATGCAGTGTAAAGTTTGA
- a CDS encoding endonuclease domain-containing protein, with the protein MNIYDKLLTMKSHRIRGTTPRIVAAARHLRQNLTPAEKVLWQAVRNRQLNGLRFRCQHAISSFIVDFYCAECRLVVELDGEIHKQQLDYDNARTKQLQRFGLRVIRFRNQEVMTNLEWVLQQILEASREKI; encoded by the coding sequence ATGAATATCTATGACAAACTTTTAACGATGAAATCTCACCGCATCCGAGGAACGACTCCGAGAATTGTTGCGGCTGCGCGACATCTGCGACAAAACCTTACACCCGCCGAAAAGGTACTATGGCAAGCTGTAAGAAATCGACAACTTAACGGATTAAGATTTCGTTGTCAGCACGCTATCAGTTCGTTTATTGTTGATTTCTACTGCGCTGAGTGTCGATTAGTCGTTGAACTCGATGGCGAGATTCACAAGCAACAGCTTGACTATGATAATGCTCGCACCAAGCAACTTCAGCGCTTTGGCTTGCGAGTAATACGATTTCGCAACCAGGAAGTGATGACAAACCTAGAGTGGGTTCTCCAGCAAATTCTTGAAGCCAGTCGCGAAAAAATCTAA
- a CDS encoding TonB-dependent siderophore receptor, producing MMQLRWLIIVSCFSVLIAPSAWADSVEEGKDTSRNLLTERLRESQHPQRINEIPYLHDIAQPAKTVEQWLSQTPSVIEVTDVSVSVTDFGLDVILDTSAELTPVTSVIGNTLIADIPNAVLALPNAQDFQQIDPVAEIASVSVTNLPNNYVRVAITGVDAPPTADVIAETQSLVLSVTPGLAEAEEEIQIVVTGEQDGYFVPDASTATRTDTPLRDIPQSIQVVPQQVLRDQQAVRLEDALQNVSGVTQITPRSWPGSDFAIRGFRIDEFSFFGTTLRDGLQDPVGTYLLELTSVDRVEVLKGPSSVLFGSANPGGTINIITKQPLPDPFYELSATVGSYDFYRGAIDLTGPLNDSQTVLYRLNASYRSAGSFIDFVENQNISIAPVLDWRISDNTSLTFSGEYLSLNSVFTPGQPAVGTILPNPNGAIARNLYIGEPDSDFDQNGIRVRAELEHQFSDNWSLRSAFGLRTYRETRRDLVFPDSLSPDNRTLNRRYGVDFNELDIYSFVTDIVGKFSTGSVEHQLLLGTTLARIDFIRAEGSGGTAPPLDLFNPVYGQPLTPPVQFYDSTSVSDSLGVYIQDQVTITDNLKLLLGLRFDAFEQTNRDLLEDSRTNQSGNACSPRVGIVYQPVEPLSLYASYSRSFTPTIGLAFDGSQFEPGRGTQYEIGVKADLNDQLSATLALYDLTRSNVLTDDPVNPNFSIQTGEQRSRGVELNLTGEVLPGWNIFAGYAYTDATVTDDTDSSLVGNFLNNVPENSFNLWTTYEIQAGALQGFGVGVGLFFVGERQGDLANTFQLPSYLRTDAAIFYNRDQFQAQINFKNLFDMDYFTGAFSNLRVFRGEPFTIQGTISWQF from the coding sequence ATGATGCAGTTGCGTTGGTTGATTATTGTAAGTTGCTTCTCGGTGTTGATTGCGCCATCCGCTTGGGCTGATTCGGTAGAAGAGGGAAAGGATACAAGTCGTAATTTATTAACTGAAAGATTGCGCGAATCTCAACACCCTCAACGCATCAACGAAATACCCTATCTACACGACATAGCACAGCCAGCAAAAACTGTTGAACAGTGGCTGAGTCAAACTCCTTCAGTAATCGAAGTGACAGACGTTAGCGTTAGTGTTACCGATTTTGGATTAGACGTAATTTTAGACACCTCCGCAGAATTAACTCCTGTCACCTCAGTGATTGGAAATACTTTAATCGCTGATATTCCCAACGCGGTGCTAGCACTTCCGAATGCACAGGATTTTCAGCAAATCGATCCAGTAGCAGAAATTGCATCGGTGTCAGTGACAAACTTACCAAACAATTATGTTCGAGTTGCCATTACAGGCGTGGATGCACCGCCAACGGCTGATGTAATTGCCGAAACTCAAAGTTTGGTTTTGAGCGTGACACCAGGACTTGCAGAAGCTGAAGAAGAAATTCAAATCGTCGTCACAGGAGAACAAGATGGATACTTTGTCCCTGATGCTTCAACTGCGACAAGAACTGATACACCCCTGCGAGATATTCCGCAGTCGATTCAAGTTGTACCACAACAGGTGCTACGGGATCAGCAAGCTGTCCGTCTAGAAGATGCTTTGCAAAATGTCAGCGGTGTAACGCAAATCACTCCTCGATCTTGGCCTGGAAGTGATTTTGCGATTCGGGGTTTTAGGATTGACGAGTTCTCATTTTTTGGAACTACGCTCAGAGATGGTCTACAAGATCCTGTAGGTACGTATTTGCTTGAACTTACGAGTGTAGACAGGGTAGAAGTCCTTAAGGGTCCATCGTCAGTATTGTTTGGCTCGGCAAATCCAGGTGGCACAATTAATATCATTACCAAGCAACCCTTACCCGATCCATTTTACGAATTAAGTGCAACAGTTGGTAGTTATGACTTCTATCGCGGTGCCATCGATTTAACTGGACCTCTAAATGACTCGCAAACAGTTTTGTATCGGCTGAATGCTTCTTATAGAAGTGCTGGTAGTTTCATTGACTTTGTAGAAAACCAAAATATTTCTATCGCGCCTGTCCTTGATTGGAGAATTAGTGATAATACAAGCCTGACTTTTTCAGGCGAATACCTCAGTTTGAATAGTGTATTTACACCTGGTCAACCAGCAGTTGGTACAATTCTCCCCAACCCCAATGGTGCGATCGCACGCAACTTATATATTGGCGAACCTGATAGTGACTTCGATCAAAATGGAATTAGAGTTAGGGCTGAATTGGAACATCAATTTAGCGATAATTGGTCATTGCGAAGTGCCTTCGGATTGAGAACGTATCGCGAGACGAGGAGAGATCTCGTTTTCCCTGATAGCTTATCTCCCGACAATAGAACCCTAAATCGTAGGTATGGGGTTGATTTCAATGAACTAGATATATATAGTTTTGTCACAGATATTGTTGGCAAATTTTCAACTGGCTCGGTTGAACATCAGTTGCTATTAGGAACTACTCTAGCTAGGATTGATTTCATTAGAGCTGAAGGTTCGGGTGGAACTGCCCCACCTCTCGATTTGTTCAATCCTGTGTATGGGCAGCCTCTTACACCACCTGTCCAATTTTATGACTCCACTTCTGTATCAGACTCCCTGGGTGTTTACATCCAAGACCAAGTTACAATAACCGATAATCTAAAGCTACTTTTGGGTTTGCGGTTTGATGCTTTTGAGCAAACTAATCGAGATTTACTAGAAGATAGTAGAACAAATCAATCTGGCAATGCATGTAGTCCGCGTGTCGGTATTGTCTATCAACCTGTTGAGCCGCTTTCGCTTTATGCTAGCTACAGTCGCTCCTTCACTCCTACAATTGGTTTAGCATTTGATGGCAGCCAGTTTGAGCCAGGAAGAGGAACTCAGTATGAAATCGGGGTTAAGGCAGATTTAAACGACCAGCTTTCTGCAACCCTTGCCTTATATGACTTGACTCGTTCTAATGTTTTAACAGACGATCCAGTCAATCCCAACTTTTCTATTCAGACAGGTGAGCAACGTAGCCGAGGGGTTGAACTCAATCTTACAGGAGAAGTTTTACCTGGATGGAATATCTTTGCAGGCTATGCTTATACTGATGCCACTGTCACCGATGACACCGACAGTAGTTTAGTCGGCAATTTCCTCAACAATGTCCCTGAAAATAGCTTTAACTTGTGGACAACTTACGAAATTCAAGCAGGCGCACTGCAAGGTTTTGGTGTAGGTGTTGGTTTATTTTTTGTAGGAGAACGTCAAGGAGATTTAGCAAACACTTTTCAGTTACCTAGCTACCTCCGTACCGATGCTGCAATCTTTTACAATCGAGATCAATTTCAGGCGCAGATCAACTTCAAGAACTTATTTGATATGGATTATTTTACAGGAGCTTTTAGTAACCTAAGAGTTTTTCGAGGTGAACCATTCACCATTCAAGGAACAATTTCGTGGCAGTTTTGA
- a CDS encoding iron-siderophore ABC transporter substrate-binding protein, whose translation MRCFRFTYLFLLGVLICTIISACSSINHSNTSTKDLTNCRVVQHAAGETCIPNNPQRVVTLWGGTFSSTLALGIKPIASAWIPGEPFPQHLQSQVDKVENLGFEPNLERLLLLKPDLILSNTRLQNIYPQLSSIAPTVALYHPTPPASWQRTLEDLAKILGKEQESKKLINDYWQRIEQLKKALGVGVASRKENRRLQMQVSVATVDQTYGIFIYGKQHPTGTVLNDIGLQRPPAQDGDFFTRDKISYENLSDIDGDVLFLSYGEEAGREALEKLQQSPLWQQLKVVQQNRVYFVDAGHWHALDILAMNAVVDDLFKYLVNTP comes from the coding sequence ATGAGATGTTTTCGCTTTACCTATCTATTTCTCTTAGGAGTATTAATATGCACAATTATCTCGGCTTGTAGCTCAATTAACCACAGTAATACAAGCACTAAAGATTTAACAAATTGTCGAGTTGTACAACACGCAGCGGGTGAAACGTGCATTCCTAATAATCCTCAGCGAGTTGTCACTTTGTGGGGAGGTACTTTTAGTAGTACATTAGCATTAGGTATAAAACCTATTGCATCGGCATGGATTCCAGGAGAACCTTTTCCACAACACCTTCAAAGCCAAGTGGATAAAGTTGAAAATCTTGGATTTGAGCCAAATCTAGAAAGGCTTCTATTACTGAAACCTGATTTAATTTTGTCAAATACTCGATTACAGAATATCTACCCGCAACTATCCAGTATTGCACCTACGGTTGCATTGTATCATCCCACTCCACCAGCTTCTTGGCAAAGAACTTTAGAAGATCTGGCTAAGATTCTCGGCAAGGAACAGGAGAGTAAAAAGTTAATTAATGACTACTGGCAGCGAATTGAACAACTAAAAAAAGCATTAGGCGTTGGCGTAGCCTCTCGGAAGGAGAATCGCCGTCTGCAAATGCAAGTATCCGTTGCCACTGTAGATCAAACTTATGGCATATTCATCTATGGAAAGCAACATCCTACTGGTACAGTTTTAAATGACATTGGCTTACAACGTCCGCCTGCACAAGATGGAGATTTTTTCACGCGAGACAAAATTTCTTATGAAAATTTATCTGATATTGATGGTGATGTTTTGTTCCTTTCTTATGGTGAAGAAGCTGGTAGAGAGGCTTTAGAAAAGCTACAACAATCTCCTTTATGGCAGCAATTAAAAGTAGTTCAACAAAATCGAGTTTATTTCGTAGATGCAGGACACTGGCACGCGCTAGATATTTTAGCAATGAATGCAGTTGTTGATGACTTATTTAAATACCTCGTCAACACACCTTAA
- the cutA gene encoding divalent-cation tolerance protein CutA: protein MDRASDVTQYGVVLVSAGSQQEAEAIATSLVKSQLAACVNIVPISSIYTWQGELCQEPEWQLLIKTDLNQFSALAAKIQALHSYEVPEIIALPIVAGSITYLNWMSAQLQGVN, encoded by the coding sequence ATGGATAGGGCTTCTGATGTAACTCAATACGGCGTGGTATTGGTAAGTGCTGGTTCGCAGCAAGAAGCAGAGGCGATCGCCACTTCGTTAGTCAAATCGCAGCTAGCTGCTTGCGTTAATATTGTGCCGATTTCTTCGATTTATACTTGGCAAGGCGAACTTTGTCAAGAACCCGAATGGCAATTGCTGATTAAAACAGATCTAAATCAGTTTTCGGCTTTAGCAGCAAAAATCCAAGCACTACACTCTTACGAAGTTCCAGAAATCATTGCGCTACCAATTGTTGCTGGTTCAATAACTTATCTTAATTGGATGTCTGCGCAACTACAAGGGGTGAATTAG
- a CDS encoding NAD(P)/FAD-dependent oxidoreductase, whose product MARFALINALQRAYQIAQLSHKSTIPTDELIEIWQKKASRRHLLQAGLFATGAIAGVSLSQTRRSVAVGANSKVLIVGAGIAGLTAAYRLYQAGVGVEIVEARNHLGGRIRSLANAAGTSTTVELGGEFIDSGHQNIQALIAELGLTLADLRAADRGLEPDVWYFGGRKIALEQIVQDFVPLVPIIEKDAAIAANLKSPAAIQLDRTSITQYLADKPISPTLRELIAIAYTVEYGREAAEQSSLNLIYMIGTDPQEFKIYGDSDERSQIVGGNQQLIARLAQPLANFIETGTELEALHRLPDGRYRASFRAGSSTFERNYERVLLTIPFSVLRTVRLAVDLPPAKRQAINQLCYGTNSKLIVAYQERIWRDRYNCTGSIFTDLGFQNTWEATRYTTGKCGLLTNYSGGRYGFQIGRGTAEAQAQKFHAQIEKVFPGLYRQRTGEAIRAYWTGEQYSAGSYATYLVGQWSQFYGKEGERVGNLLFAGEHCSLDYQGYMEGGCETGEAAAREILKDLKLNTQATLKAPKMSHHRNARFTINQR is encoded by the coding sequence ATGGCTAGATTTGCCTTAATCAATGCATTGCAGCGTGCTTACCAGATTGCCCAGTTATCGCATAAAAGTACAATTCCAACAGATGAATTAATCGAAATATGGCAAAAAAAGGCTTCACGCCGACATTTGTTGCAAGCAGGACTATTTGCTACAGGTGCGATCGCCGGAGTTTCCTTAAGTCAAACTCGGCGTAGCGTTGCAGTCGGTGCCAACTCCAAAGTTCTCATTGTTGGTGCAGGAATCGCGGGATTAACTGCTGCTTATCGATTGTATCAAGCTGGGGTGGGCGTTGAAATTGTTGAAGCGAGAAATCATCTTGGTGGTAGAATCCGCAGCCTGGCCAATGCCGCCGGAACCTCGACCACTGTAGAATTAGGCGGAGAATTTATCGATTCAGGACATCAAAATATCCAAGCACTAATCGCTGAACTTGGCTTGACCTTAGCTGATTTACGCGCAGCGGATCGGGGATTAGAACCGGATGTTTGGTACTTTGGTGGCAGAAAAATTGCTCTCGAACAAATTGTACAAGATTTTGTACCGCTCGTGCCAATTATTGAAAAAGACGCAGCGATCGCCGCAAATCTCAAATCTCCCGCTGCAATTCAATTAGACAGAACTTCAATTACACAGTATTTAGCAGACAAACCAATTAGCCCAACTTTACGCGAACTGATCGCGATCGCTTACACAGTTGAATACGGGCGCGAAGCCGCCGAACAGTCGAGTTTAAATCTGATTTATATGATTGGCACAGATCCTCAAGAGTTTAAGATATATGGTGATAGCGATGAGCGCTCTCAGATTGTCGGCGGTAATCAACAACTGATCGCGCGCTTAGCACAGCCGTTAGCAAATTTTATTGAAACCGGAACTGAGTTAGAAGCCCTCCACCGCCTACCCGATGGTCGTTATCGCGCCAGTTTCCGCGCCGGTTCAAGTACTTTTGAGCGTAACTACGAACGCGTTTTATTAACAATTCCTTTTAGCGTGTTACGCACGGTACGCCTTGCGGTTGACTTACCACCTGCTAAACGTCAGGCGATTAATCAATTATGCTATGGTACAAATTCAAAACTAATTGTTGCATATCAGGAAAGAATATGGCGCGATCGCTATAACTGTACTGGTTCGATTTTTACCGATTTGGGTTTTCAAAATACTTGGGAAGCAACGCGCTACACTACAGGAAAGTGTGGATTGCTCACTAACTATAGTGGCGGACGTTATGGCTTTCAAATCGGAAGAGGAACCGCAGAAGCCCAAGCACAAAAATTTCACGCACAAATAGAAAAAGTCTTTCCTGGGCTTTATCGTCAACGTACAGGCGAAGCAATTCGAGCATACTGGACTGGAGAGCAATATAGTGCAGGTTCTTATGCTACGTATTTAGTAGGACAGTGGTCGCAGTTTTATGGTAAAGAAGGAGAACGCGTAGGAAATCTCTTGTTTGCTGGAGAACATTGCTCTTTGGACTATCAAGGATATATGGAAGGAGGCTGTGAAACAGGTGAAGCTGCGGCGCGAGAAATTTTGAAAGATTTGAAGCTAAATACTCAAGCGACTTTAAAAGCTCCTAAAATGAGCCATCATAGAAATGCAAGGTTTACAATAAATCAGAGGTAA